CCGGAGCTGCTCCGTCCCGGCACGGTACTGATCTCCAAAAGCCTGTTCGGCTTCGAGATCAACGGCCGCATCCTGACCTTCTACCTGGTGTTCGCAGTCTCGGCCTTGATGATCCTCGCGCTGCTGCGGGTGGTGAACTCGCCGTTCGGTCGCGTGCTGCAGGCGATCCGGGAGAACCGTTTTCGCGCCGAGGCACTCGGCTTCCGCACCGTCTTCCATTTGACCTACGCCAACTGCCTCGCGGCCCTCGTCGCCGCGGGCGCCGGCATCCTGAACGCGCTGTGGCTGCGCTATGCCGGCCCGGACACCTCGCTGAGCTTCTCCATCATGCTGGACATTCTCTTGATGGTGGTGATCGGCGGCATGGGCACGATCTACGGCGCGATCATCGGCGCGACGATCTTCATCCTGGCGCAGAACTATCTGCAATCGCTGATGGGCGTCGCCTCCAAGGCGGCGAGCGAAGCCGGTCTGCCGCTGCTGCCGGGGCTGCTGCATCCCGATCGCTGGCTGCTGTGGCTCGGGCTGCTCTTCATCGCCAGCGTCTATTTCTTCCCGACCGGCGTGGTCGGGCGGCTGCGCAGTGGCGGCGGCGACAAGAGCGCTGGCGCCTCGCATTAAGCCTCCATTAACGATG
This portion of the Bradyrhizobium diazoefficiens genome encodes:
- a CDS encoding branched-chain amino acid ABC transporter permease, with the protein product MMILSGDPPRSRVLTLVLVVIILALAATPFLFPGAKALNVAAKICVFAALVASYDLLLGYTGSVSFAHTMFYGIGSYAIAIALYGMGPNWAAVATGIVVGLPLAALLALAIGLFSLRVAAIFFAMITLAVASAFQVLASQLSWLTGGEDGRSFQLPELLRPGTVLISKSLFGFEINGRILTFYLVFAVSALMILALLRVVNSPFGRVLQAIRENRFRAEALGFRTVFHLTYANCLAALVAAGAGILNALWLRYAGPDTSLSFSIMLDILLMVVIGGMGTIYGAIIGATIFILAQNYLQSLMGVASKAASEAGLPLLPGLLHPDRWLLWLGLLFIASVYFFPTGVVGRLRSGGGDKSAGASH